A single region of the Gloeocapsa sp. PCC 73106 genome encodes:
- the crtO gene encoding beta-carotene ketolase CrtO yields MTNYDVIIIGAGHNGLTCAAYLLKAGYSVLLLEKRSVPGGAATTEELMPEEAPGFRFNRCAIDHEFIHLSPVVEELKLHKYGLKYLFCDPVVFCPHPDGQFFLAHRSIEKTCAEIERFNLRDAKKYGEFINFWQRFINAIVPVFNAPPQSVLDILGNYDLKQVKDLFSVLGSPNGTLDLVRTMLTSAEDLLTEWFDSEVIKAPLARLASELGAPPSQKNLAIGAMMMSMRHHPGMARPQGGTGALINALLTLVKAHGGVVLTDQTVKQILVDNGRAVGVQVANGQEYRAKKGVISNIDAKRLFLQLMDSADVDSADPKLRERLERRIVNNNETILKIDCALSEPLRFEHHAHRDEYLIGSVLIADSMKQVEIAHQEPNIGKIPDADPSIYLVQPTMLDPTMAPDGQHTLWIEFFAPYQVAGMEGTGLKGTGWTDDLKNKVADRVLDKLADYAPNLKKAMIARQVESPAELGERLGAYQGNYYHVDMTLEQMVVFRPLPEIANYKTPIEGLFLTGAGTHPGGAISGMPGRNCAHVFLASQKSFPQILGKWFSKE; encoded by the coding sequence ATGACAAACTACGACGTTATTATCATTGGTGCAGGTCATAATGGCTTAACCTGTGCAGCTTATCTTCTCAAAGCAGGTTACAGCGTTTTATTATTAGAAAAACGTTCCGTTCCAGGAGGTGCGGCGACAACAGAAGAATTAATGCCCGAAGAAGCCCCTGGTTTTCGCTTCAATCGTTGTGCGATCGATCATGAATTTATCCATCTCAGTCCAGTTGTTGAAGAACTTAAATTACATAAATACGGACTAAAATACTTATTCTGCGATCCGGTTGTCTTCTGTCCTCATCCTGATGGTCAGTTTTTTTTAGCACATCGTTCAATTGAAAAAACCTGTGCTGAGATTGAGCGCTTTAACCTGAGAGATGCGAAAAAATATGGAGAATTTATTAACTTTTGGCAACGCTTCATTAACGCTATCGTACCCGTGTTTAATGCGCCTCCTCAGTCTGTGCTTGATATTCTGGGAAATTATGACCTTAAACAAGTAAAAGATCTATTTTCTGTATTAGGTAGCCCCAATGGAACATTAGATCTAGTGCGAACTATGCTCACTAGTGCTGAAGATCTGCTTACTGAGTGGTTTGATAGTGAAGTGATTAAAGCACCTTTAGCTAGATTGGCTTCTGAATTGGGTGCACCTCCCTCACAAAAAAACTTAGCTATTGGAGCAATGATGATGTCGATGCGTCATCATCCGGGCATGGCTAGACCTCAAGGCGGTACAGGAGCACTCATTAATGCCCTTTTAACACTCGTCAAGGCTCATGGCGGTGTTGTTCTGACTGATCAGACGGTCAAACAAATCTTAGTGGATAACGGTCGTGCAGTTGGTGTGCAAGTAGCAAATGGACAAGAATATAGAGCTAAAAAAGGGGTTATTTCCAATATTGATGCTAAACGCTTGTTCTTACAATTGATGGATTCTGCCGATGTTGATTCAGCAGATCCGAAATTAAGAGAAAGACTAGAACGCAGAATTGTCAATAATAATGAAACAATTCTTAAAATAGATTGCGCCCTGTCCGAACCTTTACGCTTTGAACATCATGCTCATCGTGACGAATATTTAATCGGCTCTGTTTTAATTGCTGATTCTATGAAACAGGTTGAAATTGCTCACCAAGAACCAAACATCGGCAAAATTCCAGACGCAGATCCTTCAATATACCTTGTGCAGCCAACCATGCTCGATCCAACGATGGCTCCCGATGGTCAACATACTCTTTGGATTGAATTTTTTGCTCCCTATCAAGTTGCAGGAATGGAAGGTACAGGTTTAAAGGGCACAGGTTGGACAGATGACCTTAAAAATAAGGTAGCTGATCGCGTTTTAGATAAGCTAGCCGATTACGCACCCAATCTAAAAAAAGCAATGATTGCTCGTCAGGTTGAAAGTCCTGCTGAACTCGGAGAACGTTTAGGAGCTTATCAAGGAAACTATTATCATGTTGATATGACTCTAGAACAAATGGTGGTTTTCCGTCCTTTACCAGAGATAGCTAACTATAAAACACCCATTGAAGGACTATTTTTGACAGGTGCGGGAACTCATCCAGGAGGAGCGATTTCGGGAATGCCAGGACGTAATTGCGCTCATGTTTTTTTAGCAAGCCAAAAGTCTTTTCCTCAAATTTTAGGAAAGTGGTTTAGCAAAGAATAA
- a CDS encoding galactose mutarotase-like enzyme gives MYKISLAESQTYILSDESTASQVKVVPSRGGIVTEWIWQNQEIFYLDRERFLDPQLSVRGGIPLLFPICGNLENNSYQHQGQTYQLQQHGFARNLPWEVTAQSTDKGASLTVTLKSNEQTRQSYPFDFELNFTYTLKNNALELRYSHLNLSAEPMAFSTGIHPYFIAPDKQKLKFEIPSTQYQAKGEQSMQTFTGEFDFDQDEIDIAFSNLSGNKAIVTDSARNLQLTVEYDEHYQTLIFWTVKNKDFYCLEPWSSPRNALNTGEKLLVAQPGKSVDTQIILTVAPC, from the coding sequence ATGTATAAAATATCTCTAGCAGAGTCTCAAACCTATATTCTCTCCGATGAATCAACCGCTTCTCAAGTAAAAGTAGTCCCCTCTAGAGGTGGAATCGTCACGGAGTGGATTTGGCAAAATCAGGAGATTTTTTATTTAGATAGAGAACGCTTTTTAGATCCTCAATTATCCGTTAGAGGAGGAATACCTCTACTTTTTCCTATTTGCGGTAACTTGGAAAATAACAGTTATCAACATCAGGGACAAACTTATCAACTGCAACAACACGGCTTTGCTCGCAATTTACCCTGGGAAGTAACCGCACAATCTACAGATAAAGGCGCTAGTTTGACGGTTACTCTCAAAAGCAATGAACAGACGCGTCAATCTTATCCCTTTGATTTTGAGCTAAATTTTACTTATACTCTCAAAAATAACGCCTTAGAACTGCGCTATAGTCATCTTAACCTGTCAGCAGAGCCGATGGCCTTTTCTACTGGGATTCACCCCTATTTTATCGCTCCCGATAAGCAAAAATTGAAATTTGAGATCCCCTCAACTCAATATCAAGCTAAAGGAGAACAATCTATGCAAACTTTTACCGGTGAATTTGATTTCGACCAAGATGAAATCGATATTGCTTTTAGCAACTTATCGGGTAACAAAGCTATAGTTACAGACTCAGCTCGTAATCTACAACTTACGGTAGAATACGATGAGCATTATCAAACCCTCATTTTTTGGACAGTCAAAAACAAAGACTTTTATTGTCTCGAACCCTGGAGTTCTCCACGCAATGCTCTCAATACAGGCGAAAAGCTATTAGTAGCTCAACCAGGTAAAAGCGTAGATACCCAAATCATTCTAACAGTAGCTCCGTGTTAA
- the rpmI gene encoding 50S ribosomal protein L35, which yields MPKLKTRKSAAKRFRFTGTGKIIRRSANRNHLLSHKSSERKRRLWTLTQVHENDEKNVRLMLPYSS from the coding sequence ATGCCTAAACTAAAAACCCGTAAATCCGCGGCGAAACGTTTTCGCTTCACCGGCACCGGCAAAATAATTCGCCGCAGTGCTAACCGCAATCACTTGTTATCTCACAAAAGTTCTGAGCGTAAGCGTCGTCTCTGGACACTAACCCAAGTCCACGAAAATGACGAAAAAAACGTACGTTTAATGCTTCCCTATTCATCGTAA
- the rplT gene encoding 50S ribosomal protein L20, producing the protein MTRVKRGNVARKRRKKILKLAKGFRGSHSKLFRTANQQVMKALRNSYRDRRNRKRDFRRLWITRINAASRQHGISYSQLAGKLKKANIEINRKMLAQLAVLNPEAFAKIVQEAERA; encoded by the coding sequence ATGACCAGAGTCAAAAGAGGCAATGTAGCCCGCAAACGCCGTAAAAAGATCCTTAAACTTGCCAAAGGGTTTAGAGGATCCCATTCAAAGCTATTTCGTACAGCTAACCAGCAGGTGATGAAAGCTTTACGTAACTCTTATCGCGATCGCCGTAATCGTAAACGTGATTTTCGTCGTCTGTGGATCACTCGTATCAACGCAGCGTCTAGACAACATGGCATCAGTTACAGTCAACTAGCGGGTAAACTCAAAAAAGCCAACATCGAAATCAATCGCAAGATGTTAGCCCAACTCGCTGTACTTAACCCTGAAGCCTTTGCGAAAATTGTCCAAGAAGCTGAGCGCGCTTAA
- a CDS encoding transporter substrate-binding domain-containing protein, translating to MRSLRIFLIALMVTILIVNGKQVLTAQTPDLETKEKLVIAVKDNSRPLAFLNNSGELQGLEIDIAQKLAQELLGNQGTVTLVPVSNQERLNLVMEGKVDLAIARMTANASRSQLVDFSSSYYLDGTGIITKSPLIKNIQDLAAAKIALLDESSTIPVISNRIKTAKLVPVNSYQQAYDLLESGEALAFAADQSILTGWTQEHPEYRLIAQSLSGEPLAIVMPKGLQYVSLRTQVNNALTTWRNNGWLKDRVDYWGLP from the coding sequence ATGAGGAGTTTAAGAATCTTCCTGATAGCGCTGATGGTTACTATTCTAATTGTGAATGGGAAACAGGTATTAACAGCTCAAACTCCAGATTTAGAAACCAAAGAAAAGCTAGTCATAGCGGTAAAAGATAACTCTCGTCCCTTGGCTTTCTTGAATAATTCAGGAGAGCTTCAAGGGTTGGAAATAGATATAGCCCAAAAACTCGCTCAAGAGTTACTAGGAAATCAAGGGACGGTAACTCTAGTTCCGGTAAGTAATCAAGAACGTTTGAATCTAGTGATGGAGGGAAAAGTCGATTTAGCGATCGCTAGGATGACAGCCAACGCTTCTCGTTCTCAGTTAGTAGACTTTAGCTCTTCTTACTATTTAGATGGCACGGGGATTATTACTAAAAGCCCTTTAATTAAAAATATACAAGATTTAGCAGCAGCGAAGATCGCTCTGTTAGATGAATCCAGCACTATTCCAGTGATCAGCAATAGAATAAAGACAGCCAAATTGGTACCGGTAAACTCCTATCAGCAAGCGTATGACCTCTTAGAATCGGGAGAGGCTTTAGCCTTTGCAGCAGATCAGAGTATCTTAACTGGTTGGACACAAGAACACCCCGAATATCGACTTATCGCTCAAAGTCTTTCCGGGGAACCTCTAGCTATAGTGATGCCCAAAGGCTTACAATATGTTAGTTTACGCACCCAAGTTAACAATGCCCTCACTACTTGGCGCAACAATGGCTGGCTAAAAGACAGAGTTGATTATTGGGGTTTACCTTAA
- a CDS encoding tetratricopeptide repeat protein, whose product MNNSAEILPTVYLSVLLIILGAIAVFVLLQIVKTQRRETNFAKLQKKLKDGQGTAQDYYELGGLYLDKKLFVQSTSLFEKGLKLSKVEPENQALIYNALGYSYFAQEQYDLAIRNYKEALKLYPEYTIALNNLGNAYEKKQLIAQALEIYEQTLGHQPENKVAQRRVESLRKRIVPTQPNKF is encoded by the coding sequence ATGAATAATTCTGCCGAAATTTTACCCACAGTTTATCTATCAGTTTTATTAATCATCTTAGGGGCGATCGCAGTCTTTGTGTTGCTTCAGATTGTCAAAACGCAGCGACGGGAAACCAATTTTGCCAAACTCCAAAAAAAATTAAAAGATGGTCAAGGAACAGCTCAAGACTACTACGAACTAGGCGGTCTTTATCTAGATAAAAAACTATTTGTCCAATCTACCAGTCTTTTTGAGAAAGGCTTAAAACTCAGTAAAGTAGAGCCAGAAAATCAAGCCCTCATTTACAATGCTCTGGGCTACTCCTATTTTGCTCAAGAACAATACGATTTAGCTATTCGCAACTACAAAGAAGCATTAAAACTCTATCCAGAATACACAATCGCTCTCAATAACTTGGGTAACGCTTACGAAAAAAAACAACTCATCGCCCAAGCTTTAGAAATTTACGAACAAACTCTTGGTCACCAGCCTGAGAATAAAGTCGCTCAGCGTCGCGTGGAGTCTCTGCGCAAACGAATAGTTCCCACTCAACCGAACAAATTTTAA
- the pds gene encoding 15-cis-phytoene desaturase, which yields MRVAIAGAGLAGLSCAKYLVDTGHTPIVLERRDVLGGKIAAWKDEDGDWYETGLHIFFGAYPNMLQLFKELQIEDRLQWKEHSMIFNQPEKPGTYSRFDFPDLPAPWNGVIAILRNNDLLTWEEKIRFGLGLIPAMIRGQKYVEAMDQYSWSEWMKKQNIPPRVEKEVFIAMSKALNFINPNEISATILLTALNRFLQEKNGSKMAFLDGSPTERLCEPLVEYITARGGEVRLNAPLKEIKLTPEGTVESFLLRSLDDSPDQVFSAELYVSALPVDPLKVILPQAWRELEYFKKLEGLEGVPVINLHLWFDRKLTDIDHLLFSRSDLLSVYADMSNTCKAYADPHKSMLELVLAPAQAWITKSDTEIIEATIAELNKLFPKHFQGENQAKLLKYHVVKTPRSVYKATPGCQAYRPSQKTPIPNFYLAGDYTMQEYLGSMEGAVLSGKLTAEAIAFDYPSQLTPPSLEALNKSIKVGV from the coding sequence ATGCGAGTAGCAATCGCCGGAGCAGGCTTAGCAGGACTATCTTGTGCTAAATATTTAGTAGATACTGGACATACCCCTATTGTCCTAGAAAGAAGAGACGTACTCGGAGGCAAAATAGCTGCTTGGAAAGACGAAGACGGAGACTGGTACGAAACAGGACTGCATATCTTCTTTGGGGCTTATCCCAATATGTTACAGTTATTCAAGGAATTACAAATAGAAGACAGGCTGCAATGGAAAGAACATTCGATGATTTTCAATCAGCCAGAAAAACCCGGAACCTATTCCCGCTTCGACTTCCCGGATCTGCCCGCACCCTGGAATGGAGTTATCGCTATTCTGCGTAATAACGATTTATTAACTTGGGAGGAAAAAATTCGCTTTGGCTTAGGTTTAATTCCCGCGATGATCAGAGGTCAAAAATACGTCGAAGCAATGGACCAATACTCCTGGTCGGAGTGGATGAAGAAACAAAATATTCCCCCAAGAGTAGAAAAAGAAGTATTCATCGCCATGTCCAAAGCCCTGAATTTTATTAACCCCAATGAAATTTCAGCTACTATCTTACTCACCGCCCTCAATCGCTTCTTGCAAGAAAAAAATGGCTCAAAAATGGCCTTCCTAGACGGCTCCCCTACGGAAAGACTGTGTGAACCCTTGGTAGAGTATATTACCGCTAGAGGTGGGGAAGTCAGATTAAATGCTCCTTTAAAAGAAATTAAACTCACCCCAGAGGGTACTGTCGAAAGCTTTCTCTTACGAAGCTTGGATGATTCTCCAGATCAAGTGTTTAGCGCCGAGCTCTATGTTTCCGCTTTGCCTGTAGACCCTCTTAAAGTTATCTTACCCCAAGCTTGGCGAGAATTAGAGTACTTTAAAAAACTAGAAGGTTTAGAAGGTGTACCGGTCATTAATTTGCATCTGTGGTTTGATCGTAAACTAACAGATATAGATCACTTGCTCTTTTCTCGGTCCGATTTACTCAGCGTTTACGCCGACATGAGTAACACTTGTAAAGCTTACGCTGATCCCCATAAATCCATGTTGGAACTAGTGCTAGCGCCCGCTCAAGCTTGGATTACTAAGTCTGATACAGAAATAATTGAGGCGACTATAGCAGAATTAAACAAGTTGTTTCCTAAACATTTTCAAGGAGAAAATCAGGCTAAACTCTTAAAGTATCACGTAGTCAAAACTCCCCGTTCTGTTTACAAAGCAACACCAGGATGCCAAGCCTACCGTCCCTCACAAAAAACACCAATACCTAATTTTTACCTAGCGGGTGACTATACCATGCAAGAATACTTAGGTAGCATGGAAGGAGCAGTATTATCTGGAAAACTAACAGCAGAGGCGATCGCCTTTGATTATCCATCCCAACTTACCCCCCCTAGCCTTGAAGCTTTAAACAAATCAATTAAAGTTGGTGTTTAA